A stretch of Desulfurivibrio alkaliphilus AHT 2 DNA encodes these proteins:
- a CDS encoding MFS transporter, protein MMIKNFFQGFGALFAVHPRLALFPLAAVATSSFGQTFYVSVFGEELRDAFNLSHTMYGGLYSGATLVSALLLLRFGPLADTWPLNRAVNLAVVVLALGCLLIGLAPGVWLLFAGFVLIRFGGQGFVAHLGMTAAARYFAAHRGKAVALGALGIPLGEALLPAAAVLLMTRGDWRWPWLAAVLFLLLVILPLLRTLSRETPAPAKAAAADPAGPQQFTRAEVLREPGFYFLLPAVMATPFVVTAMLFHQSALVILRGWSLELLAGAFVVFAVGHLLSLVVAGPLVDRLGSHRSLPLALLPMFGGLLLLAAFTGPWVLYCYLALLGASIGLATTAGGTIWADRYGVLHLGAIRSLVHAAIVFSTAVAPILAGLLLDSGLGVPALALAMAAYCLIAATLALAAPASPKAVAS, encoded by the coding sequence ATGATGATTAAAAACTTCTTCCAGGGGTTTGGCGCCCTTTTTGCCGTTCATCCCCGCCTGGCGCTTTTCCCGCTGGCGGCGGTGGCCACCTCCAGTTTTGGCCAGACCTTTTATGTTTCGGTCTTTGGTGAGGAACTGCGGGACGCTTTCAACCTTTCCCATACCATGTACGGCGGCCTCTACAGTGGCGCCACCCTGGTAAGTGCCTTGCTGCTGCTGCGTTTTGGCCCCCTGGCCGATACCTGGCCGTTAAACCGGGCGGTTAACCTGGCGGTGGTGGTGCTGGCCCTGGGCTGTCTGCTGATCGGCCTGGCCCCCGGCGTCTGGCTGCTCTTTGCCGGTTTTGTCCTGATCCGCTTTGGCGGCCAGGGTTTTGTGGCCCATCTGGGCATGACCGCCGCCGCCCGCTATTTTGCCGCCCACCGGGGCAAGGCGGTGGCCCTGGGGGCGCTGGGGATTCCCCTGGGCGAGGCCCTGCTGCCGGCGGCGGCGGTCTTGCTGATGACCCGGGGCGACTGGCGCTGGCCCTGGCTGGCGGCGGTACTGTTCCTGCTGCTGGTGATCTTGCCCCTGCTGCGTACTTTGAGCCGGGAGACGCCGGCACCGGCCAAGGCCGCCGCCGCTGATCCGGCCGGCCCGCAACAGTTTACCCGGGCCGAGGTACTGCGTGAGCCGGGCTTTTACTTTCTGCTGCCGGCGGTGATGGCCACCCCTTTTGTGGTCACCGCCATGCTCTTTCACCAGTCGGCGCTGGTTATCTTGCGGGGCTGGTCCCTGGAGCTGCTGGCCGGCGCCTTTGTGGTTTTTGCCGTGGGGCATTTGCTGAGCCTGGTGGTGGCCGGGCCGCTGGTGGACCGGCTGGGTTCCCATCGCTCCCTGCCCCTGGCCCTGCTGCCCATGTTCGGCGGGCTGCTGTTGCTGGCGGCCTTCACCGGCCCCTGGGTGCTTTATTGTTACCTGGCCCTGCTGGGGGCCAGTATCGGCCTGGCCACCACCGCCGGCGGTACCATCTGGGCCGATCGTTACGGGGTGCTGCACCTGGGCGCCATCCGTTCCCTGGTACACGCCGCCATCGTCTTCTCCACCGCCGTCGCTCCCATCCTGGCCGGTCTGCTGCTGGACAGCGGCCTGGGCGTTCCGGCCCTGGCCCTGGCCATGGCCGCCTACTGCCTGATCGCCGCCACCCTGGCCCTCGCCGCCCCGGCCTCGCCCAAGGCGGTTGCTTCTTAA
- a CDS encoding helix-turn-helix transcriptional regulator, with amino-acid sequence MGSNLVYARYHWFDQQIRRERFPNAPALAAEFGISERTAGRAIEAMRVEFDAPLHYVHARRGYTYLDDQFQLPPFWLSQEEIFAVLLARNLLSCCADGLISQAIASLNRKLLQQIADHGLAAEKFDQLFSATWPGYAPAPAEVFRPATKALLEQRLFAFDYSSPLDQNGNYHSRLVEPHHLQHYQGNWVLLARCRKRCDWRKFVLSRMQNPQISTETFTPHPRREWLPHLEGAYGIFQGRSPETAIIRFTPARAPWIKEQLWHPDQRLEATPDGGLLLTLPVADYREIKLRLLQFGADAEVLAPAGLRAEIQREAKALAELYRRPPAGDGKTEK; translated from the coding sequence GTGGGGAGCAACCTGGTTTATGCGCGTTACCACTGGTTTGATCAACAGATTCGCCGGGAGCGGTTTCCCAATGCCCCGGCCCTGGCTGCCGAGTTTGGAATCAGCGAACGTACCGCCGGGCGCGCCATCGAGGCCATGCGGGTGGAGTTCGACGCCCCCCTGCACTATGTGCACGCCCGCCGGGGCTACACTTACTTGGACGATCAGTTTCAACTGCCGCCGTTCTGGCTCAGCCAGGAAGAGATTTTCGCCGTCCTGCTGGCCAGGAATCTGCTTTCCTGTTGTGCCGACGGCCTGATCAGCCAGGCCATCGCCTCCCTTAATCGCAAACTGTTGCAACAGATCGCCGACCACGGTCTTGCGGCGGAAAAGTTCGATCAACTATTCTCCGCCACCTGGCCGGGCTACGCTCCGGCCCCGGCCGAGGTCTTCCGGCCGGCCACCAAGGCCCTGCTGGAACAGCGCCTCTTTGCCTTCGATTACTCATCCCCCCTCGATCAAAACGGCAATTACCACTCCCGCCTGGTGGAACCCCACCACCTGCAACACTATCAGGGCAACTGGGTGCTGCTGGCCCGCTGTCGTAAGCGCTGCGATTGGCGCAAGTTCGTCCTTTCCCGAATGCAGAATCCACAGATCAGCACAGAAACCTTCACCCCGCACCCCCGCCGGGAATGGCTGCCCCACCTGGAAGGAGCCTACGGCATCTTCCAGGGCCGCTCCCCGGAAACGGCAATCATCCGCTTCACCCCGGCCCGCGCCCCCTGGATAAAGGAACAGCTCTGGCACCCGGACCAACGCCTGGAAGCCACCCCGGACGGCGGCCTGCTGCTGACCCTGCCTGTGGCCGACTACCGGGAAATCAAGCTCCGCCTGCTCCAGTTCGGCGCCGACGCCGAGGTGCTGGCTCCAGCCGGTCTGAGGGCAGAAATTCAGCGCGAAGCCAAGGCATTGGCCGAACTGTACCGGAGGCCGCCGGCGGGAGACGGAAAAACAGAAAAATGA